ATGCTGGGACATTCTGCTGGAGTTGTCGCTAGAGGAACTGGAAACACCCAGTTGCACTGCCTATCACCAGCTGAAGATGCAGTTCGATGTGGTCTATGCCGGTATCGAATCCTGTGTTATGGAGTGAGGGGGAAGAGTAAACTATGCTGCACTAAATCTTAAGAACCCTCAGAACTTTCGCACTCTCTCATGGTAAACCATTCACGAAAAGCTCTTTACAAATTGTTTACTTTGCCCCATGGAGGGGTTATATATAGCGTTATGAATGAGATAAGGGGCGATTAGTAGTCTCCAATCAGCACTTAAGAAAATCCAATGGGGTATCTCTGATGGTATTTTACGAGCTATAGTTGTGCCGATAGCAGATCTGACCGACCAACTGCTCCACAGTTAGATTTCACAGCTTGGCCGGGAAAAATGTTGCCTAAAGTATCTCTGCTCTTGCTGGGCTGTGTGCTCCTGAGTGCCTACGCGAGTGGCCACCAGGAGCTGGACAACCTGCtaatgcagcagcagaaggaccTGCAGCTGTCCAGCTCTGAGGTCGAGGCTCTGCGTCCCCTCTATCGCGAGCTCCAATCCCAGTACGACTATCTGTACAGCCTGAAGGTACAGCAAGGGGATGGAAGTGCTCAGAGCGAGGCGGTGACCGAGCCTCAAATGGATGCCAGCTACCTCCAGGGGTTCGAGGAGTTCCGCCGTCAGTTCTCGATGTATGTGGATGATGAGCCAAAGATTGTCTACGACACCTCGCTGCCCACGGTGGAAGAACTGATTGGAAAACCCAGTCCGGACTTAACCAAAGAACAGCAAGCGGAGTTTGAAGATCTGCGGGACATCTTACAGGATGTGATCGACGAGGCTCAGGAGGGGATCGATGATCTGGTGATGCGCGCTATTGATCTGGAGACCAATCTGCTGACTATTAACAAGCCAAAGATTGTCACGGCTGCGATTGGAGGCCTGGGATTTATGTCCAAGTACTGGGGTTTTGCAGAGATGGCCGCATACTGCAGCTACTCGCATGTGCCCCAGTTCCAGCAGGCTCTGCAAGCCGTCAGCGATGGCGTCGACTGCTACACCTACACCACGGGGCTGGTGCTGCGCATCCAGCACGAGACGGTGGCCTCCGTAAAGGAAATCCGGCAGAGTATCCGTGGCTTGGTGAACATCTACAAGAAGATTGCCGCCAAGCAGACAACTATGGGAAGGATACTCTCGGGCACCATTAATGCCCTGAGTGCGATCCGTCGTGTCCATGACATCATCGCCGTTGGCATCGAGGGCTATGGCAAGCTGAACAACGAGCTACCAGGAGCCGCCCTCAAGTCGGCCCAATGTGGCGTGGAGTTTGTCAACAGCATTCCACAGATGATAGAGACGGCACAGAACCTGACCGCTTGTATCGTTTACGTGGATACGGACAAGCCGAGCTACGAGTTTACCCTACCGGAAGAGGATCGTTATTGGAACACGGGCGCAGAGCCTCCAGAAATACCCTATGAGAATAATGTGGATGAGGATGATGAAGACGAGGATTTGGACAATGTGGATGACTATGTGGATCACAGGTAGTGGAGGTGCGTGCGGATTTCGGCGATGCCCCTCGCTGTCGCGATCGATAAGCCAATTATGGTTAATCGGAATAAACGTGAGATTGATAAAAAGCGACACCGATCGATATGATTAAAATATACTTCGAGCAAATGTCAGAAAGTGTGTGTTTATTTCTTGGTTCCAATGGACTGGCAAGGAAGCCACGGATTTCATTGGATTTCAACGTTTTTCATTGAGGTTAAATTACTCAATGCTTTGATGTCACATACCACGTTATTACAGTTGACTCTATGACTAGATTTGTGGTATCAACAGCACATTAACTGATACGTTCTTGATACGCAAAATAGTATTTAATCTATGACTAGATTCTGGACTTCTGACTTGTGACTAGACATCGCTCTCCTTGAGCTGCCGTACATATTGCTCACTCAGAGACTTGTTCAATCCATCGAGATTGACATGCACATCGAACGGAGGTCCAGCCGCCTGGGGAGTACTCTGTGACTTGTGCACATTCCTGGCGGTTGGACTGGGGGGTGGTTTCTCCGTTCCGTAGGCCTGGGGTATAGCAATCACGTCGGCCATCAACGTTTGGCGACAGAGGGCCGAGAGGGCACTGCCACTGGTGGGGGAGGCAGATGACTCCTTGGACTTCTTGCCGCCGCGCCGCAACTTAGAGGTGAGTGTGGCGAAGCCAAGTTTGCTGGAGATCTTTGCACTCCGACTGACGGAACGCGGCAGGCTGTCGTAGGCACTTGAGGTACCGGCACTCTCCTGATCGGTGGATACTTCCTGTTGgtactgttgctgttgtggctCCAAACTTCTGGCAGTTTCTTCAGCTCCTCCTCGGATGCTGCCAGCACTGATGCTCTTGTGAAGCGGAACCGCATCGCTTCCAGCCGTGGGTGTGGGTGGCTCCTGCCGTGGCGTTACCGGAGCGCTCTGCAGAAACTGCGCCTTTGCCAACTGTAGGCGGATGGCTCGCTCCGAGAGGGGAGTGACCGGCCGATCGGGCGGAAGTATCTGTGGTGGGGGGAACTCAAAGTGCTTGGACTTGGTGGGGGTCAACGAAGGGGTGGTCTTGCCCTCCAGCTTGCGCTGAATGCGCGGCAGTGTGTTATCCTCGCGGTTGGGCAGAGTCAGTGGAGGGTGAGCCTTGGAGAAGGTCGAACCGGAGCTGGTCTTGGCGATCTTGTGCTCAATATTGTTGCTGACGGTTGCGCTGTGCGACTTGTGCAGCGAGTTCTTCTTGTAAAGGTGCGCCCTTCGCGGCGGCACGGGAGGATTGGGCAGCTTCATTGGCATCCGCTTGGCCGCCGGCTGGGCTAGCCTCTGGATGCTGTCACTAGCCAGCGGGGGACGGACCAGGAGTGACCCCTGACGCAGGCCTTCGCTGCTCAGGCACTTGCGCAACTCTACTTTGGGACGGAGTGGCGCCAGTCTCTCCAGGCTGATGGATTTGTACAGACTGAGTGGGCGTGGCTGATTCTTGGATCTCACTAACTTCTCGGGCTTCTCCTCGACGCTATGCGTGGGGCTGTCTAGCTCCTTTTCGATAAGTGCAATGCCCTCGGATGCACTGGGCTCCATAATGGTGGTGAAGATCTTTCGCTTGGTCTTCACAAACACATTGGCATTGTATGTTCGGGCATGGGGCTCTGGCAGCGGAGGTGGTACAAATCCGCCCAGCTTCTTGGGTggagttgcagcagcagcaggtgctGCCGTAGGAGCAGGAGCGGATGCGGGGGCAACGCACTGACTCTGTTCGATAAGTTCACCGGGTTTCACCTTGAGCGAGCCGTAGATTACATCATCTGTGGCATTGGCGGTATCTAACTCATTCGGGGCCGTTGTCGTAAAGGAACCCAGCCGGAAATCATCGTCCAAGGAGCGCTGTTTCACCCGAAAGTTCTTGCGGCGCAACCGACGTGGGGTCTCCAGCACGCTATGCGTATCCGCATCGCTGCTGTCGCTCTCCGTCTTGCTGTTCTGCCGGGATCCCATCTTGCGCAGGCGTACCACCTTCTTCTTGGCCGCATTTGCAGTGACACTgacgttggtgttggcgttgacATTGGCATTGGCCATTCCCATGTTGGAGCGACAAAGGGTGCCTGTTGTAGTGCTAGTCTCAGTCTCGTGCTCCATAGGCGAGGCCGCACTGTGATCCGTGAGCGCCAATTGATCTCGGCTGGAATTGTCGCAGGTGGCATACGCGGAGCTGCTCTCCAGCTGCTGTCCATCTTCGCTCGTAATGTTGATATCCGGCACAATGTCGCGCGGATAACGATTTGTGCCGCCCTCTGGAATGCAGGGAAATTCGAATGAATAAATGATTCTGAAGGAATCAAATTTCTGCCTACGTATGCTTAGCTTGAGGCACTGCAGGGATTCGAGCAGCCCTTGCAACTCCTCCTGGTATTCCAGTGTCCGCTCCTCCATGATCTCTTTACAGCAAGCTTCATCAAGTGGTGACTTTTGGCTCTGGAATGTAGAAACACACTGAATGTGTGCTCTGGATAGGAAGTTCTGATCCACTTACCAGCTCAGCCAGGCGTCCCAGCTCGCTCTGAACATCGGATATGGCGTTCAGTACGGTCGCCTTCATCAGGTTATTGGAGTAGTACGGATAAATGCTGCGAATGCTGAGTAAAACGGCCTGACACTCCCGCATCGAGCTCTGGTCCAGCAGGTCGGGCGACGCATTCTTTAGATGGCCAAACAGTTCATCGGCACGTTTTACGGCACCGAGCAGTGGGGCAAGATTCGTGTGCGATTCGAAGCTCTGCACGCGGCGAGAGTTGCTGTTGGGGTATAGCaaatgaaaagaaaataattttAAAGATGGGAGTACTTGGAGGGTGATATATGCCACCTACACGTAGTCATTGCACTGTACTTCCTCGTATTTGTAGATCGGGGTCTGCTGTTCCACCAGCGTGTGGGCGGTGACCAGCGGCGAGGCGGTGTCATGTATGTGCTCTTCCACTTCTACCATCACTGCCTCGGGTTCGTCGTACCTCTTACACTCGTGATCCGTGAGGGCATCGGTGCTGTCCTCGATCTCCTGCAGATGATCGTTGACGTCATTCAGCGACAGCGAAGAGGCCTGCTGCGAGATGGCCGGCCCTTGGTTACAATTTGGCGACACACTGTCCAGCGAAAGGGATCGGCTAAGAGTGGGCGAGTGCTCAGCAGTAGCTAATGGAGGGTTAAATATAAGATTTAAATTCATCCGAAGAGTATATGCACCAACCTTTGTTGCACTCCTTGTTGATGCGCCGTACATCTATGGGACAGTAGCCGGGATGGAGCAGGGCAAAAGTAGATGCCTCCGGTCCAATGC
This region of Drosophila miranda strain MSH22 chromosome 2, D.miranda_PacBio2.1, whole genome shotgun sequence genomic DNA includes:
- the LOC108157063 gene encoding uncharacterized protein LOC108157063 isoform X3, producing the protein MDLDQGPPATSQQQPMYPLQPPPKPRRSRQKTNALHYESLPTAPPAMCGRAEENIFQFPAVASRARNLSASPNFERREAKDLPLCEHGKHTCFFCQPYRADRGTIEPLKTRLNSAIEAMDELTRTYALLEGFLEQKLATIIENEAGEKEAEQATTSEAAVPKAVPRHPQKTSTTDTEYELEHSLTCLESLMGTEIVPPFKQGKFKRIRERSKSMMDEEINMFMKGERPMKTNSSRPYLLRRQSTYSDNKSKVSKWTKVKAAFKWERANVPPSGSGGAPESNVLVPLNHEVERYLKVPISQVGGSSSADSIISSSSGHFMSDTGGTPGTISSASSMDDLEAGLRQNIRRDSSKSDTRCDSRASNFEVELRKSATDERLDSIKAAAALPTKSSSSKSLRRSKAFSDFEVLPEDHVAEIKSTTSRRQKLPPSPLNLNQVCSDLPQLHSPLKSPKDMVSSQTMPRMRRVHSPGNSSVPSSPSRHSDFFGEFESEDLSSGDFSEPTTPNRKNFPGVKLCSGATGGVSGKLSSDEHSPTQLLHSDLMSTEQLEQNLTPQFKKKLHKWRAKQQSCAGSYATNEPPAASPTARSQSGEVKPKIDWNLWSMGQMKLEGQGLSALPDQKDLPEKFQKKLEQWNRLKCTPGGGINSDNDSLKRNSKHSQSTRRGSDDDRWYKHKPHDKEKLSRLKAIVAPDHTSKKIEVKTSDGEVMKFEGISRKFTRKLYEWEKARGIGPEASTFALLHPGYCPIDVRRINKECNKATAEHSPTLSRSLSLDSVSPNCNQGPAISQQASSLSLNDVNDHLQEIEDSTDALTDHECKRYDEPEAVMVEVEEHIHDTASPLVTAHTLVEQQTPIYKYEEVQCNDYVNSRRVQSFESHTNLAPLLGAVKRADELFGHLKNASPDLLDQSSMRECQAVLLSIRSIYPYYSNNLMKATVLNAISDVQSELGRLAELSQKSPLDEACCKEIMEERTLEYQEELQGLLESLQCLKLSIQGGTNRYPRDIVPDINITSEDGQQLESSSAYATCDNSSRDQLALTDHSAASPMEHETETSTTTGTLCRSNMGMANANVNANTNVSVTANAAKKKVVRLRKMGSRQNSKTESDSSDADTHSVLETPRRLRRKNFRVKQRSLDDDFRLGSFTTTAPNELDTANATDDVIYGSLKVKPGELIEQSQCVAPASAPAPTAAPAAAATPPKKLGGFVPPPLPEPHARTYNANVFVKTKRKIFTTIMEPSASEGIALIEKELDSPTHSVEEKPEKLVRSKNQPRPLSLYKSISLERLAPLRPKVELRKCLSSEGLRQGSLLVRPPLASDSIQRLAQPAAKRMPMKLPNPPVPPRRAHLYKKNSLHKSHSATVSNNIEHKIAKTSSGSTFSKAHPPLTLPNREDNTLPRIQRKLEGKTTPSLTPTKSKHFEFPPPQILPPDRPVTPLSERAIRLQLAKAQFLQSAPVTPRQEPPTPTAGSDAVPLHKSISAGSIRGGAEETARSLEPQQQQYQQEVSTDQESAGTSSAYDSLPRSVSRSAKISSKLGFATLTSKLRRGGKKSKESSASPTSGSALSALCRQTLMADVIAIPQAYGTEKPPPSPTARNVHKSQSTPQAAGPPFDVHVNLDGLNKSLSEQYVRQLKESDV
- the LOC108157063 gene encoding uncharacterized protein LOC108157063 isoform X2, producing the protein MDLDQGPPATSQQQPMYPLQPPPKPRRSRQKTNALHYESLPTAPPAMCGRAEENIFQFPAVASRARNLSASPNFERREAKDLPLCEHGKHTCFFCQPYRADRGTIEPLKTRLNSAIEAMDELTRTYALLEGFLEQKLATIIENEAGEKEAEQATTSEAAVPKAVPRHPQKTSTTDTEYELEHSLTCLESLMGTEIVPPFKQGKFKRIRERSKSMMDEEINMFMKGERPMKTNSSRPYLLRRQSTYSDNKSKVSKWTKVKAAFKWERANVPPSGSGGAPESNVLVPLNHEVERYLKVPISQVGGSSSADSIISSSSGHFMSDTGGTPGTISSASSMDDLEAGLRQNIRRDSSKSDTRCDSRASNFEVELRKSATDERLDSIKAAAALPTKSSSSKSLRRSKAFSDFEVLPEDHVAEIKSTTSRRQKLPPSPLNLNQVCSDLPQLHSPLKSPKDMVSSQTMPRMRRVHSPGNSSVPSSPSRHSDFFGEFESEDLSSGDFSEPTTPNHLDFKRKQCEFERSSASNRSVKLCSGATGGVSGKLSSDEHSPTQLLHSDLMSTEQLEQNLTPQFKKKLHKWRAKQQSCAGSYATNEPPAASPTARSQSGEVKPKIDWNLWSMGQMKLEGQGLSALPDQKDLPEKFQKKLEQWNRLKCTPGGGINSDNDSLKRNSKHSQSTRRGSDDDRWYKHKPHDKEKLSRLKAIVAPDHTSKKIEVKTSDGEVMKFEGISRKFTRKLYEWEKARGIGPEASTFALLHPGYCPIDVRRINKECNKATAEHSPTLSRSLSLDSVSPNCNQGPAISQQASSLSLNDVNDHLQEIEDSTDALTDHECKRYDEPEAVMVEVEEHIHDTASPLVTAHTLVEQQTPIYKYEEVQCNDYVNSRRVQSFESHTNLAPLLGAVKRADELFGHLKNASPDLLDQSSMRECQAVLLSIRSIYPYYSNNLMKATVLNAISDVQSELGRLAELSQKSPLDEACCKEIMEERTLEYQEELQGLLESLQCLKLSIQGGTNRYPRDIVPDINITSEDGQQLESSSAYATCDNSSRDQLALTDHSAASPMEHETETSTTTGTLCRSNMGMANANVNANTNVSVTANAAKKKVVRLRKMGSRQNSKTESDSSDADTHSVLETPRRLRRKNFRVKQRSLDDDFRLGSFTTTAPNELDTANATDDVIYGSLKVKPGELIEQSQCVAPASAPAPTAAPAAAATPPKKLGGFVPPPLPEPHARTYNANVFVKTKRKIFTTIMEPSASEGIALIEKELDSPTHSVEEKPEKLVRSKNQPRPLSLYKSISLERLAPLRPKVELRKCLSSEGLRQGSLLVRPPLASDSIQRLAQPAAKRMPMKLPNPPVPPRRAHLYKKNSLHKSHSATVSNNIEHKIAKTSSGSTFSKAHPPLTLPNREDNTLPRIQRKLEGKTTPSLTPTKSKHFEFPPPQILPPDRPVTPLSERAIRLQLAKAQFLQSAPVTPRQEPPTPTAGSDAVPLHKSISAGSIRGGAEETARSLEPQQQQYQQEVSTDQESAGTSSAYDSLPRSVSRSAKISSKLGFATLTSKLRRGGKKSKESSASPTSGSALSALCRQTLMADVIAIPQAYGTEKPPPSPTARNVHKSQSTPQAAGPPFDVHVNLDGLNKSLSEQYVRQLKESDV
- the LOC108157064 gene encoding uncharacterized protein LOC108157064, translated to MLPKVSLLLLGCVLLSAYASGHQELDNLLMQQQKDLQLSSSEVEALRPLYRELQSQYDYLYSLKVQQGDGSAQSEAVTEPQMDASYLQGFEEFRRQFSMYVDDEPKIVYDTSLPTVEELIGKPSPDLTKEQQAEFEDLRDILQDVIDEAQEGIDDLVMRAIDLETNLLTINKPKIVTAAIGGLGFMSKYWGFAEMAAYCSYSHVPQFQQALQAVSDGVDCYTYTTGLVLRIQHETVASVKEIRQSIRGLVNIYKKIAAKQTTMGRILSGTINALSAIRRVHDIIAVGIEGYGKLNNELPGAALKSAQCGVEFVNSIPQMIETAQNLTACIVYVDTDKPSYEFTLPEEDRYWNTGAEPPEIPYENNVDEDDEDEDLDNVDDYVDHR
- the LOC108157063 gene encoding uncharacterized protein LOC108157063 isoform X1, which translates into the protein MDLDQGPPATSQQQPMYPLQPPPKPRRSRQKTNALHYESLPTAPPAMCGRAEENIFQFPAVASRARNLSASPNFERREAKDLPLCEHGKHTCFFCQPYRADRGTIEPLKTRLNSAIEAMDELTRTYALLEGFLEQKLATIIENEAGEKEAEQATTSEAAVPKAVPRHPQKTSTTDTEYELEHSLTCLESLMGTEIVPPFKQGKFKRIRERSKSMMDEEINMFMKGERPMKTNSSRPYLLRRQSTYSDNKSKVSKWTKVKAAFKWERANVPPSGSGGAPESNVLVPLNHEVERYLKVPISQVGGSSSADSIISSSSGHFMSDTGGTPGTISSASSMDDLEAGLRQNIRRDSSKSDTRCDSRASNFEVELRKSATDERLDSIKAAAALPTKSSSSKSLRRSKAFSDFEVLPEDHVAEIKSTTSRRQKLPPSPLNLNQVCSDLPQLHSPLKSPKDMVSSQTMPRMRRVHSPGNSSVPSSPSRHSDFFGEFESEDLSSGDFSEPTTPNRKNFPGTEDGEIFQHYQLLVLKLDLDFKRKQCEFERSSASNRSVKLCSGATGGVSGKLSSDEHSPTQLLHSDLMSTEQLEQNLTPQFKKKLHKWRAKQQSCAGSYATNEPPAASPTARSQSGEVKPKIDWNLWSMGQMKLEGQGLSALPDQKDLPEKFQKKLEQWNRLKCTPGGGINSDNDSLKRNSKHSQSTRRGSDDDRWYKHKPHDKEKLSRLKAIVAPDHTSKKIEVKTSDGEVMKFEGISRKFTRKLYEWEKARGIGPEASTFALLHPGYCPIDVRRINKECNKATAEHSPTLSRSLSLDSVSPNCNQGPAISQQASSLSLNDVNDHLQEIEDSTDALTDHECKRYDEPEAVMVEVEEHIHDTASPLVTAHTLVEQQTPIYKYEEVQCNDYVNSRRVQSFESHTNLAPLLGAVKRADELFGHLKNASPDLLDQSSMRECQAVLLSIRSIYPYYSNNLMKATVLNAISDVQSELGRLAELSQKSPLDEACCKEIMEERTLEYQEELQGLLESLQCLKLSIQGGTNRYPRDIVPDINITSEDGQQLESSSAYATCDNSSRDQLALTDHSAASPMEHETETSTTTGTLCRSNMGMANANVNANTNVSVTANAAKKKVVRLRKMGSRQNSKTESDSSDADTHSVLETPRRLRRKNFRVKQRSLDDDFRLGSFTTTAPNELDTANATDDVIYGSLKVKPGELIEQSQCVAPASAPAPTAAPAAAATPPKKLGGFVPPPLPEPHARTYNANVFVKTKRKIFTTIMEPSASEGIALIEKELDSPTHSVEEKPEKLVRSKNQPRPLSLYKSISLERLAPLRPKVELRKCLSSEGLRQGSLLVRPPLASDSIQRLAQPAAKRMPMKLPNPPVPPRRAHLYKKNSLHKSHSATVSNNIEHKIAKTSSGSTFSKAHPPLTLPNREDNTLPRIQRKLEGKTTPSLTPTKSKHFEFPPPQILPPDRPVTPLSERAIRLQLAKAQFLQSAPVTPRQEPPTPTAGSDAVPLHKSISAGSIRGGAEETARSLEPQQQQYQQEVSTDQESAGTSSAYDSLPRSVSRSAKISSKLGFATLTSKLRRGGKKSKESSASPTSGSALSALCRQTLMADVIAIPQAYGTEKPPPSPTARNVHKSQSTPQAAGPPFDVHVNLDGLNKSLSEQYVRQLKESDV